ATAATCTATTTTTTTATTTATGATTTCATCACTTTTGAAATCATAATCAGTTCCTATATCCACTATGGTTCTGTCACATTTGAAAAAATCGCCCAATACACATACTCCTGTTATACCTTTAACAAAATTTTCAGTAATATTTGCTGTCAATCCTTTTGGACAATTGCTTATACCTTCTTCCCATATTCCATTATCTGAACACATTATAACTATATTTTTTTTGTGTATTTTATTATGTACTTTTCCTGTAATTCCAGCCATTTTTACAGCTATTTCTTCTAATTCTCCAAGACTTCCTATAGGTTTTGCCAGATTATCTAATCTTTCTTTAGCATTTTTCATAGCTTTTTCATTTCTTTTTTCTATTTTGTTTAGAGTATTTTCAATCAGACTCATTATATTCCTCCATATATTTTAAAATCTACTAATTTTACATGCCTAATAGATCAAGTGATTCTTAAGGTTCAGACCGGAGTTTGCTATAGAGAAATGCTTACTTAGAAGAACTTATCCAGGCGCTTAGCAGTGCTTATCTCCCACGTTGAAGAAAGTGGGAAGTATTAGCACTGGTAGCATTCGGATAAAATGCACATTAAAATTATATTTTCATTTGTAAAACATTTCAATAACAATACAGGCTTTCCCTTTTTTATAAAAAAAATAAAAATCATCTGTACTTATAAAATTCATGATAACTTTCCTGTATTCCATTTTGGAAATACTATTTCTAACTTTAGAACTAAATTCCACAAAATCATCATATTTTTTTATATAGTTTATCAATTTATCTGCAATAAATATTGAAGTTATAGGAGATACGCCCTTTGTGTTCACTCCTATTGAGATATTTTTAGTACTCCTATGACAGGGTATAATACAGTTTCCCTCTTTGGAATCTGTGGCATCTACATATATTTTACAAAGATTCCTGCAGTGCTGTCTTATAGTTGAATTAACCTTCTCATCATCTGTAGCAATTACCACAATATGCTTATCTGCTATATGATGCACATCATATTTTTCTTTAATCAACGTAACATTTAAATTCTTTTTAATATTGTCAAAACTGCCCATAAAATTTTCAGACAGTATATATACCTGGCATTCTTTCATGACAAAAGTTTCAGATTTTATGTAAGAGGCAGATCCTCCACCTATTATGATCACTTTTATCTTAGAAGATAGAAGTGAAATAAGTATAGGTACATTATTCTCTTGAATGTTTTTTTTCAAATCCAGATTTCTCCTTTTATAAAATGATTTTCAGGTTAGAGTATAGTCTTAAAAATAAGTTAAAATTAATATTATACATATTATTGCAAAAAAAATCATTATATTGATTTCAGAAAAATACATAAGTTTTATACTCTCTTTTATATGCCTAAAATTTAACTCCACAGACTTGTCACCTATAGTGGGCTTATGTACTAATTCCCCAAAATATTTATTGGTACCTCCAAGCTGTATATTCATGGCACCTGCCGCTGCCCCTTCCGGATATGCACAATTGGGGCTTTTATGATTTTTTCTATCTCTTATCATTATTTTAAAAGCATGAGCAACACTTCCTTTTACTATGGAGGCAGATATACACATAAAAATCCCGGTGATTCTAGCTGGAATAAAATTAAATATATCGTCCACCTTTGCAGGAAAAAATCCTATATATCTATATTTTTTATTCATGTATCCAAGCATTGAATCCATAGTATTTATCCCCTTATAGAGCATTGCAAAAGGAGCGCCAAAGACTGCATAAATAAGTGGAGCTATAACTCCATCTGAAGTATTTTCCGCCACTGTCTCTACACCTGCCCTTATTATTTCCTCACTATTTAAACCAGCAGTATCTCTTCCCACTATATTCGAAAGTTTAGTCCTTGCATCTATAATATTATCTTTTTTCAAAGCATAATATACTTTTTTGGCTTCCACTGCCAAACATCTGGCTGAAATAGTTGTCCAAATAAGAAATATATTTACTATCTGATATAAAATTATATTCTTTCTCAAAATCATAAGTAGTATAAAGGGTATAAAAAAGCTAACCATACCCACTATTAAAACTATTATGCCACCCCAAATTTTAAGATTTTTCTCATCTTTATAAAGATTTCTTCCTTTTATCTCTAAATATGATATTAACTTTCCTATGTATATTACAGGATGGGGAAACTTATAAGGATCTCCAATTATCCAGTCTACTAAAACCGCTGCGAAAATATTTATGAAGTTAATAATTAAGAATAAAGTAAACAAATTTAATCCCCCTTTAGCTGTCTTATACTTTAAAGCTATTAATCCTCATGTAATCCGTAAAAAACATACCATGGTGCTATGGCCACAGCTGTACCCTTCGCCTGTTCCCTGAGCAAAAACTCCCTTACTTCATCTTTGTGCAAAGCAATTACCTGTATATCTTCCGCTTCTTCCAGCTGCTGTTTAGGATTTTTATTTTCCTCTAAATTCTCATCTATTTCCATCTTTATTACCCTGACTCTATCTGTCACAAGGGCTGGATTTGCATAAAGCTCAGGTCCTACAGATTTTATTCTTCCATTATATCCTGTTTCTTCTTTTAGTTCTCTTACAGCACTTTCAAATAAACTCTCATTTTCTACCAGTCCCGCTG
This window of the Clostridium kluyveri DSM 555 genome carries:
- a CDS encoding NAD(P)-dependent oxidoreductase, which gives rise to MKKNIQENNVPILISLLSSKIKVIIIGGGSASYIKSETFVMKECQVYILSENFMGSFDNIKKNLNVTLIKEKYDVHHIADKHIVVIATDDEKVNSTIRQHCRNLCKIYVDATDSKEGNCIIPCHRSTKNISIGVNTKGVSPITSIFIADKLINYIKKYDDFVEFSSKVRNSISKMEYRKVIMNFISTDDFYFFYKKGKACIVIEMFYK
- the cbiB gene encoding adenosylcobinamide-phosphate synthase CbiB gives rise to the protein MFTLFLIINFINIFAAVLVDWIIGDPYKFPHPVIYIGKLISYLEIKGRNLYKDEKNLKIWGGIIVLIVGMVSFFIPFILLMILRKNIILYQIVNIFLIWTTISARCLAVEAKKVYYALKKDNIIDARTKLSNIVGRDTAGLNSEEIIRAGVETVAENTSDGVIAPLIYAVFGAPFAMLYKGINTMDSMLGYMNKKYRYIGFFPAKVDDIFNFIPARITGIFMCISASIVKGSVAHAFKIMIRDRKNHKSPNCAYPEGAAAGAMNIQLGGTNKYFGELVHKPTIGDKSVELNFRHIKESIKLMYFSEINIMIFFAIICIILILTYF
- a CDS encoding NUDIX domain-containing protein, giving the protein MERVSKKVLYEGKWVRMEEITYLGKENELLKWESIERTNTTSTVIIISKLVPSNRYIFIKQYRPAVDKYVIGFPAGLVENESLFESAVRELKEETGYNGRIKSVGPELYANPALVTDRVRVIKMEIDENLEENKNPKQQLEEAEDIQVIALHKDEVREFLLREQAKGTAVAIAPWYVFYGLHED